In the Flagellimonas sp. HMM57 genome, one interval contains:
- a CDS encoding ferritin: protein MLSKKLEKALNNQIRIEAESSQVYLSMASWAEVKGLEGVAGFMYGHSDEERMHMLKLVKYVNERGGHAIISDLKAPETEFGTLTKMLQKLYDHEVFVSQSINDLVHVTLEEKDYATHNFLQWYVAEQLEEEALARTVLDKINLIGNDKGGLYLFDRDIQQLTVESAASDTGGE, encoded by the coding sequence ATGTTATCAAAGAAGCTAGAAAAAGCGCTGAACAATCAAATACGAATAGAGGCTGAATCGTCTCAAGTTTATCTATCTATGGCTTCTTGGGCCGAAGTAAAGGGATTAGAGGGCGTAGCTGGATTCATGTACGGCCATTCAGACGAAGAACGCATGCATATGCTAAAATTGGTCAAATATGTAAACGAAAGAGGGGGACACGCCATTATTTCAGATTTGAAAGCACCAGAGACCGAGTTTGGAACGTTAACAAAAATGTTGCAAAAGCTTTACGATCATGAAGTTTTTGTTTCGCAAAGTATAAATGACCTGGTTCATGTTACTTTAGAGGAAAAGGACTATGCCACACACAATTTTCTACAGTGGTATGTAGCGGAGCAACTAGAAGAAGAAGCTTTGGCAAGAACCGTTCTGGATAAGATCAATTTGATAGGAAACGACAAAGGAGGACTATATCTTTTTGATAGGGACATTCAACAGTTAACTGTTGAGAGTGCTGCATCGGATACTGGTGGTGAATAA
- a CDS encoding single-stranded DNA-binding protein, which produces MNSLRNKVQLIGNLGNDPEIVLLENGSKLAKFSIATNESYKNAEGEKVTDTQWHNIVAWEKTAEIVENYLVKGKEVAIEGKLTSRSYETKDGEKRYITEIKCNELLMLGK; this is translated from the coding sequence ATGAATTCACTAAGAAACAAAGTACAGTTGATTGGAAACCTAGGAAATGACCCAGAAATCGTACTGTTGGAAAATGGCAGTAAACTGGCAAAATTTTCAATAGCTACAAACGAATCCTATAAAAACGCCGAGGGGGAAAAAGTAACGGATACCCAATGGCATAATATCGTTGCCTGGGAGAAAACAGCCGAGATTGTGGAAAACTATTTGGTAAAGGGCAAGGAAGTCGCGATTGAAGGAAAACTTACTTCACGTTCTTACGAGACCAAGGATGGTGAAAAAAGATATATCACTGAGATCAAGTGCAATGAACTTTTGATGTTAGGCAAATAA
- a CDS encoding hybrid sensor histidine kinase/response regulator transcription factor, with protein sequence MHLLFQFCERLYRKELISILFLCFIGNSQNIKFEHYNDNDGLSHNSVRHITQDNNGFLWLGTFSGLNRFDGYQFKPYLSSVTNTYGLNNDDITALEFDSDSNELWIGTRNGLTHLNLERHSFRTFLPEAGNPDSLGDSEIRSVLVDSKKRVWVGTKTRGLYRYSRIEDSFIKIDIDGFKYVKEIFEDHEGNIWVGTYGKKSVARIVLNSDGNSNQIFQYTLATAGLEEQNPYLNFIYQDHKSDIFIGTRNGLYKLDKEENVFKDLYIQDRGVREQLGPHFISVARSPEGQYWVGTLGGLLTCNQLEDVADGNFDWHYTILSDDSSVVDNLVYALYFDTSGVLWIGTEDGLDKYDPYKNQFKLNKSISLHIDNQVPRIRGFSKTYDDKVIVATRHNGLFIMYEDGILPLFDKKYDIASIYSEDGKVFYCGLWDGRILVYDYVNNTGRDVDLGFQSSSVLTFSKYSNTAMIAGSFEGGALLFDKKTLTPIQDMGRLLPGRSINKIVVENNNKKVWFATEDGVASLDLITNNITNYRASTNYPEGLPHDNVSDIIIDTQNNLWAATRLGLSYYNSKEDVFEKFDGPLELSGKWITDMLIDANDMLWLNMNNSIAKLDTQDNEVSVYNTNSGNRLDVFSSSGFYHVPGSDIFLGGKNGVIHFSPYNLKENQWSPKPFVTEFKVQNKVVHPGVEINKQKFDIQDLNYGKKVDLNYNNRNFSLQFSNPSFSNERLNKYEYMLEGFDEDWISVGSNSRTVQYTNLYPDKYTFKLRSSNSNGYWSDLATYDVTIKSPFWLTPEALLITFFVLLIVFFVVRRELKNKSRLRQALLFEKIKQERIEKLNNEKFRFFTNISHELRTPLTLILGPAKDLVKKSTEIQNHFLESRSQLIHQNANRLLNLVNQILDFRKAQTGELSLKVSQIDILQQCQDIFDSFKDWAISKNISFNFNCEYDIITGWIDKDKLDKILYNLLSNAIKFTDSNGSVDLFVGFADDSKKHLLLEVSDNGIGIPQSAQKNIFSRFYQARNSKDSTTGSGIGLSLVKSLVEVHKGTILLQSEPNKGSIFTVKLPIKRKYFDDSEIRNISVKGSSIKTLGKTAHKKKIVQSTHIKEKILIIEDNIELRNYIEEYLSEYYKVYCAEDGEEGLLMCRKIMPILCVADIMMPVMDGLQFCEELKQDQAISHIPVILLTARSENEDKVQGYNVGADGYMVKPFDPALLKTRIVNIINSRKELKAKFSGEVDSEISLLTHSPIDEEFMKRITRLIDEKIGEADLTTSLLCQELGMSSSKLYRKIKELTDLAPNEFIRTIRLKQAAVLLKSRRYNVSEVSVLVGFNDPLYFSRCFKKQFGYPPSQLIKNSVQAKSL encoded by the coding sequence ATGCATTTGCTGTTCCAATTTTGTGAAAGACTGTACCGGAAAGAATTGATTTCCATACTATTTCTGTGTTTCATAGGGAATTCGCAGAATATCAAGTTTGAACATTACAATGATAATGATGGGTTGTCCCATAATTCTGTTCGCCACATCACACAGGACAACAACGGTTTTTTATGGTTGGGTACATTTTCGGGTCTCAATCGTTTTGATGGATACCAGTTCAAACCTTACTTGAGTAGCGTGACCAATACATACGGACTCAATAATGATGATATCACAGCATTGGAGTTCGATAGCGATTCGAATGAACTTTGGATCGGTACCAGAAATGGATTGACACATTTGAATCTAGAGCGACATTCCTTTCGAACGTTTTTGCCAGAGGCGGGTAATCCAGATAGTTTGGGCGATAGCGAAATACGTTCTGTGCTTGTAGATAGTAAAAAGAGAGTATGGGTCGGTACAAAGACCCGCGGACTGTACAGGTACTCGCGAATTGAGGATAGTTTCATAAAGATTGATATCGACGGATTCAAATACGTCAAGGAAATCTTTGAAGATCACGAAGGAAATATTTGGGTCGGTACGTACGGTAAAAAATCTGTGGCAAGGATAGTTTTGAATAGTGATGGCAATAGTAATCAGATATTCCAGTATACGTTAGCCACTGCTGGTCTAGAAGAACAAAACCCTTATTTGAATTTTATTTATCAAGACCATAAATCTGACATCTTCATAGGTACACGAAATGGTCTTTATAAATTAGATAAGGAAGAAAATGTTTTTAAAGATCTATATATCCAAGATAGAGGAGTTAGAGAACAATTGGGCCCTCATTTTATTTCTGTGGCGCGTTCCCCAGAAGGGCAATATTGGGTTGGTACCTTGGGTGGTCTTCTCACTTGTAACCAACTGGAAGATGTAGCAGATGGAAATTTCGATTGGCACTACACCATACTTTCAGATGATAGTTCTGTTGTGGACAATCTCGTCTATGCACTTTATTTTGATACTTCTGGAGTGCTGTGGATAGGCACCGAAGACGGTCTTGATAAATATGACCCATACAAAAACCAGTTCAAGCTTAATAAGAGCATCTCATTGCACATCGACAATCAAGTTCCTCGAATACGTGGATTTTCAAAAACATACGATGATAAGGTAATCGTAGCTACTAGGCACAATGGGTTGTTCATCATGTACGAAGATGGGATTTTGCCTCTTTTCGACAAAAAATATGATATTGCCAGCATCTATTCCGAAGATGGTAAAGTTTTCTATTGTGGGCTTTGGGACGGTCGTATTTTGGTGTACGACTATGTTAACAATACTGGGAGAGATGTAGATTTAGGATTTCAAAGCTCATCGGTACTTACATTTAGCAAGTACAGTAATACTGCTATGATAGCCGGTTCTTTTGAGGGCGGGGCACTTTTGTTTGACAAAAAAACATTGACTCCTATTCAAGACATGGGAAGGTTGCTTCCCGGGCGGTCCATAAATAAAATAGTAGTTGAGAACAATAATAAGAAGGTATGGTTCGCTACTGAAGATGGTGTTGCAAGTTTAGATTTGATAACAAATAATATCACAAACTATAGGGCTTCTACAAATTATCCAGAAGGTCTACCTCATGATAACGTAAGCGATATCATTATAGACACCCAGAATAATCTGTGGGCCGCGACAAGACTTGGTCTTAGTTATTATAATTCAAAAGAAGACGTTTTTGAGAAGTTTGATGGTCCTTTGGAGCTATCTGGTAAATGGATAACCGATATGCTAATCGATGCCAATGATATGCTCTGGTTGAACATGAACAACAGTATTGCCAAATTGGACACACAGGATAACGAGGTCAGTGTTTATAATACCAATAGCGGAAACCGACTGGATGTGTTCAGTTCAAGTGGGTTTTATCATGTGCCAGGCTCAGACATCTTTCTTGGAGGCAAGAATGGGGTCATTCATTTTTCACCTTACAACTTAAAAGAAAACCAATGGTCGCCAAAACCGTTTGTCACAGAATTTAAAGTACAGAACAAAGTAGTACATCCAGGGGTCGAGATCAATAAGCAAAAATTTGATATACAAGATCTTAATTATGGAAAAAAGGTCGATCTCAATTATAATAACCGCAATTTTTCACTACAATTCTCCAACCCTTCTTTCTCCAATGAACGTTTGAACAAATACGAGTACATGCTAGAAGGTTTTGATGAAGATTGGATCAGTGTTGGAAGCAATTCGAGAACCGTACAGTACACGAACCTTTATCCCGACAAGTACACCTTCAAGCTACGTTCCAGCAATAGCAATGGATATTGGAGTGATTTGGCTACTTATGATGTCACTATAAAATCACCATTTTGGTTAACTCCGGAAGCTTTATTGATCACATTTTTTGTTTTGTTGATTGTGTTTTTTGTTGTTCGACGGGAATTAAAGAATAAATCTCGTCTGCGTCAAGCATTGCTTTTTGAAAAAATAAAACAAGAGCGCATTGAAAAACTGAACAATGAAAAATTTCGATTTTTCACCAACATTTCACACGAACTTAGAACACCTCTGACGTTGATTTTAGGGCCGGCCAAAGATCTTGTTAAAAAGTCGACCGAAATACAAAATCATTTTTTGGAGTCACGTTCCCAGCTTATCCATCAAAATGCCAATCGATTGCTAAACCTGGTCAACCAAATATTGGACTTTAGAAAGGCGCAAACAGGAGAGTTGAGCCTAAAAGTTAGTCAAATCGATATACTACAGCAATGTCAGGATATTTTTGACTCATTTAAAGATTGGGCCATCAGCAAGAATATATCGTTCAACTTTAATTGTGAGTATGACATTATAACTGGATGGATAGACAAGGACAAATTGGATAAGATACTGTACAATCTTTTATCCAATGCGATAAAATTTACTGATAGTAATGGTAGTGTAGACCTATTTGTGGGGTTTGCCGACGATTCAAAAAAGCATTTACTGCTCGAAGTCAGCGATAATGGTATTGGTATACCACAATCGGCTCAAAAAAACATTTTTTCACGCTTTTACCAAGCAAGAAACAGTAAAGATAGTACTACTGGTTCAGGTATTGGCCTCTCATTGGTAAAGTCCCTTGTTGAGGTACATAAGGGAACAATTTTACTTCAAAGTGAGCCTAACAAGGGGTCAATTTTTACAGTGAAGTTGCCTATAAAACGAAAGTACTTTGATGATAGTGAAATACGTAATATATCGGTAAAAGGGTCGAGTATAAAGACATTAGGAAAAACGGCCCATAAGAAGAAGATAGTACAATCGACCCATATTAAAGAGAAAATACTCATTATAGAAGATAATATTGAATTGCGTAATTATATTGAGGAGTATCTTTCGGAATACTATAAAGTATATTGTGCAGAGGATGGGGAAGAAGGCCTGTTAATGTGCCGTAAGATAATGCCCATACTATGTGTTGCGGACATTATGATGCCTGTCATGGATGGACTACAATTCTGTGAAGAACTGAAACAAGACCAAGCCATAAGCCATATTCCTGTTATTTTGCTTACGGCACGCTCAGAAAATGAGGATAAAGTGCAAGGATACAATGTGGGTGCGGACGGCTATATGGTAAAACCTTTTGATCCTGCTTTGCTAAAGACAAGAATCGTCAATATTATAAATTCACGCAAAGAACTGAAGGCTAAATTTTCTGGTGAAGTTGATAGCGAAATATCCCTTTTGACGCACTCGCCTATCGATGAAGAGTTTATGAAAAGAATAACCAGGCTGATTGATGAAAAAATTGGCGAAGCAGATTTGACCACTTCGTTACTGTGCCAAGAACTAGGTATGAGTTCTTCTAAACTATATAGGAAAATCAAAGAATTAACCGATTTGGCACCTAATGAATTCATTCGAACAATACGTTTAAAACAGGCAGCAGTGTTGTTGAAAAGCAGAAGATATAATGTTTCTGAGGTATCTGTCTTAGTAGGATTCAACGATCCCTTGTATTTCAGTCGTTGTTTTAAAAAGCAATTTGGCTATCCGCCCAGCCAACTGATTAAAAATAGTGTACAAGCGAAATCGCTATAA
- a CDS encoding antibiotic biosynthesis monooxygenase produces MIRILYSWQVEPEKLELFIETWKRTTNRIHKEVEGARGSFMLQNDKDTKEIKTIARWDSLNDWKKFWHDGNHSQMGSMHDLGKRISVEIFREIDDFTR; encoded by the coding sequence ATGATACGAATACTATATAGCTGGCAAGTAGAGCCCGAAAAATTAGAGCTTTTCATCGAGACATGGAAAAGAACAACGAATAGAATTCATAAAGAAGTTGAAGGAGCAAGAGGTAGTTTTATGTTGCAGAACGATAAGGATACCAAAGAAATAAAGACAATAGCAAGATGGGATTCTCTAAATGACTGGAAGAAATTTTGGCATGATGGCAATCATAGCCAAATGGGATCCATGCATGATTTGGGCAAACGAATCTCCGTAGAAATCTTTAGGGAAATAGATGATTTTACAAGGTGA
- a CDS encoding solute:sodium symporter family transporter produces MNSAYIGFFGFTLFVIFYTVYKLRKDNFKTAKGYFLAGKSLTGPIIAGSMILTNISTEHLIGMNGSSYKNGIIVIAWEVTSAIALVIAAIFFLPRFIRMGLTTIPEFLEKRFDGTTRSIVAFLLMLSFVVTLLPIVLYSGAINIESVFDFSALFNVPRRMAMIYMVLVIGVIGSFYAIFGGLKAVAYSDTLNGVGLMLGGLLIPGIALYEIGSGNILEGLSTVYNFAPDKFDIIGKPDSVLPFSVLFTGLMINQIYFWGMNQAIIQRAFGAKNLVEAQKGLIYTGVLKLLVPLIIVLPGLIAFYYFQDAYYKTPDLIYPMLVKKVLPTYLFGFFAAVILGAVLSTFNSVLNSASTVFCYDIYKKSIDKNVSDAKLVRYGKLISVLLAVIAITVAPMVAYAPDGLYFLLQELNGIFFIPISSIIIAGIFIKQINTVGAKAGLFFGFTFYILTTFILKVDIHFVHLWGIEFVLNFLIMFLFSKLFPTTVFLEDTSEDSAEKGWSSVNFAGIILVVLTILIYILLS; encoded by the coding sequence ATGAACTCAGCATATATTGGCTTTTTTGGATTTACGCTATTCGTCATCTTTTACACGGTTTATAAGCTTCGAAAAGATAATTTCAAAACGGCAAAAGGCTACTTTTTAGCAGGAAAAAGTCTGACAGGGCCCATAATTGCCGGGTCAATGATCTTGACAAATATTTCTACCGAGCATTTGATCGGAATGAATGGTAGTTCATATAAAAATGGAATTATCGTCATTGCTTGGGAGGTTACTTCAGCAATTGCGCTTGTCATTGCTGCAATTTTCTTTTTGCCGCGGTTTATCCGAATGGGTTTAACCACTATCCCAGAGTTCTTGGAAAAGCGTTTTGATGGCACCACGCGTTCTATAGTGGCCTTTTTATTAATGCTTTCCTTTGTGGTCACCCTGTTGCCAATTGTACTGTACTCGGGCGCTATTAACATTGAAAGTGTTTTCGATTTTTCTGCACTTTTTAATGTTCCACGGAGAATGGCGATGATCTATATGGTCTTGGTCATTGGGGTTATAGGCTCTTTTTATGCCATTTTTGGAGGATTAAAAGCCGTTGCATATTCAGACACTTTAAATGGGGTAGGGCTTATGTTGGGCGGCTTATTGATACCTGGAATTGCTTTGTATGAAATTGGTAGCGGTAATATTCTTGAAGGACTATCTACGGTATATAATTTTGCTCCCGATAAATTTGATATTATTGGAAAGCCAGATTCCGTTTTGCCCTTCTCCGTATTGTTTACTGGGTTGATGATCAATCAAATTTATTTTTGGGGAATGAACCAAGCCATCATTCAAAGAGCGTTTGGAGCAAAGAATTTGGTTGAAGCACAAAAAGGTCTCATTTATACGGGTGTTCTTAAGCTTCTGGTACCATTGATCATTGTATTGCCGGGCTTGATCGCCTTTTACTATTTTCAAGACGCTTATTATAAAACACCGGATTTGATTTACCCCATGCTGGTGAAAAAAGTACTCCCCACGTATTTATTCGGTTTTTTTGCAGCAGTTATTCTTGGTGCGGTTCTTAGTACCTTCAATAGCGTACTGAATTCCGCAAGTACTGTATTCTGCTATGACATCTATAAAAAATCCATTGATAAGAACGTTTCGGATGCAAAATTGGTACGTTACGGAAAATTGATATCAGTGCTATTGGCAGTTATCGCAATAACTGTTGCACCTATGGTAGCTTATGCTCCCGATGGGCTTTATTTTCTTTTACAGGAATTAAATGGCATTTTCTTTATACCCATTTCTTCAATCATTATAGCAGGTATATTTATTAAACAGATAAATACGGTCGGTGCGAAAGCTGGACTATTTTTTGGGTTTACCTTCTATATACTAACAACCTTCATTTTAAAAGTTGATATTCATTTTGTTCACTTATGGGGGATTGAATTTGTATTAAACTTTCTCATCATGTTTTTGTTTTCTAAATTATTCCCAACAACAGTTTTTTTGGAAGACACCTCAGAAGATTCTGCTGAAAAAGGTTGGTCTTCGGTCAATTTTGCTGGAATTATTTTGGTGGTGCTGACCATTCTAATTTACATATTGCTGTCGTGA
- a CDS encoding phosphatidylinositol-specific phospholipase C1-like protein: MIFLLHSSGYGQSEIALNDIQVIGSHNSYKIAIEKPLWNYLFKLDSTMAKSLQYDHPSLTDQLDLGLRNLELDIFHDPIGGRYAKPKGIAIIKQTGETPLPFDINSELKEPGLKMFHIQDIDFRSHQLLFKNGLRELKKWSDKNPDHCPIFILINAKDSSVPQTTEPLPFTKAALDSLDLEITSVLPKDKLITPDMVRGNYNSLEKAITTRGWPNLKAMKGRFIFVLDEKERKINAYIDEHPSLKNRILFVNIPEGNPEAAFRIINDPIKDFDHIKTLVAKGYLVRTRADAGTKEARSNDYTRFEKAKASGAQIISTDYYIPTTLFSSDYQVYFEKGVYERIQR, from the coding sequence TTGATTTTTCTGTTACATTCAAGTGGATATGGTCAATCAGAAATCGCCTTGAACGACATTCAGGTTATTGGCAGTCACAATAGTTATAAAATTGCTATTGAAAAACCATTATGGAACTACCTTTTTAAATTGGATTCAACAATGGCAAAGTCTTTACAGTACGACCATCCATCATTAACAGATCAATTGGATTTAGGTTTACGCAACTTAGAACTTGATATTTTTCATGATCCCATAGGTGGCAGATATGCCAAACCAAAAGGCATTGCCATCATAAAGCAAACCGGGGAAACTCCCTTGCCCTTTGATATAAATTCTGAGTTGAAAGAACCTGGCCTAAAAATGTTCCATATCCAAGATATTGATTTTAGAAGCCATCAATTATTGTTTAAAAATGGGCTTCGCGAATTAAAAAAATGGTCTGATAAAAATCCAGATCACTGTCCTATCTTTATACTGATCAATGCAAAAGATAGTAGCGTACCACAAACTACCGAACCGTTGCCGTTTACAAAAGCGGCTTTGGATAGTTTGGATTTAGAAATCACTAGTGTTCTACCTAAAGATAAACTCATTACGCCCGATATGGTACGTGGTAATTATAATAGTTTGGAAAAAGCCATAACCACAAGGGGATGGCCAAATTTAAAGGCTATGAAAGGCAGATTTATTTTTGTACTTGATGAAAAGGAAAGAAAAATCAATGCCTATATCGACGAGCATCCATCTTTGAAAAATAGAATATTGTTTGTGAATATTCCCGAAGGAAATCCTGAGGCGGCATTTCGCATCATCAATGACCCAATAAAAGATTTTGACCACATCAAGACCTTGGTTGCAAAAGGCTATTTGGTGCGCACAAGGGCAGATGCCGGAACTAAGGAGGCACGTAGCAACGACTATACCCGATTTGAAAAAGCAAAAGCTTCTGGAGCGCAGATTATTTCTACGGATTACTATATTCCAACAACCTTATTTTCTTCGGATTATCAAGTATATTTTGAAAAAGGTGTCTATGAGCGGATTCAGAGGTAA
- a CDS encoding inositol oxygenase family protein: MKPSENKNLRQPMNDVDDWEDDLLQRYPDPDETIKEKEDYRNYVDSERVDGVREFYRLNHKFQTYSFVKEKEAEFLKFDKRTMTLWEAVDFLNTLVDDSDPDIDLDQLQHLLQTSEAIRADGHPDWFVLTGFLHDMGKVLCLFGEPQWAVVGDTFPVGCAFSDKIVYPEFFDENPDSKDERYTSKLGVYKENCGLDNVKMSWGHDEYLYQIMKDYLPEPALYMIRYHSFYAQHREGAYDHLMNKKDHEMFEWVKKFNPYDLYSKAPTPPDAKALKPYYEDLVAKYLPATLKF, translated from the coding sequence ATGAAACCATCTGAAAATAAGAACCTTCGACAGCCAATGAACGATGTGGATGACTGGGAAGACGATTTGTTACAACGCTACCCAGACCCTGACGAAACCATAAAAGAGAAAGAAGACTATAGAAATTATGTAGATTCCGAAAGGGTTGATGGTGTACGTGAATTCTATCGGTTGAACCATAAATTTCAGACCTACAGTTTCGTAAAAGAAAAGGAAGCGGAATTTCTAAAATTTGATAAACGTACCATGACACTCTGGGAAGCTGTCGATTTTCTTAATACGCTTGTCGATGACAGTGATCCAGATATCGATTTAGATCAATTGCAACACTTGTTGCAAACATCAGAAGCGATTCGTGCAGATGGACATCCCGACTGGTTTGTATTGACCGGTTTCTTGCACGATATGGGCAAAGTACTTTGTCTCTTCGGTGAACCACAGTGGGCCGTTGTGGGCGATACCTTTCCCGTAGGATGTGCCTTTTCGGATAAAATAGTATATCCTGAATTTTTTGATGAGAATCCAGATTCAAAAGACGAAAGATATACAAGTAAGTTGGGGGTATACAAGGAAAATTGCGGGTTGGATAATGTAAAAATGAGTTGGGGGCATGATGAATACCTCTATCAAATCATGAAAGATTATTTGCCCGAACCAGCACTTTATATGATCCGTTACCACTCGTTTTATGCCCAACACCGTGAAGGGGCTTACGATCATTTAATGAACAAAAAAGACCATGAAATGTTTGAGTGGGTAAAAAAATTCAACCCATACGACTTATATTCAAAAGCACCCACACCACCTGATGCTAAAGCCTTAAAGCCTTATTATGAAGATTTGGTTGCCAAATATTTACCGGCAACATTGAAGTTCTAA
- a CDS encoding metallophosphoesterase — MSGFRGKIMLGRFFLVLLVLPLSCEKKREQKEARKIAFLADIHLQDIYAEFSDTDYKGVLNSETGRHNTIRTMGAQLRSTRLFNENYFAFTTALEDIAKRNIKLVVLPGDFTDDGQPMNVRALQKILKDYSKTHGIQFLMTTGNHDPVRPFTQDAGKTDFLGEDGREQAIYSDSSMVQRSKTGVLTPVITQDIKEWGYQEIIDELADFGFYPKKEFLYWETPYSTYSYDDYTHNKASDEAPLTKRVYRISNTNSPIPDVSYLVEPVPGIWLLAIDGNVYVPKENMANDTNASTHFHGASIGYNDVIVHKKHLVEWVRKVSNEAKLRDKNLIAFSHYPMVEFNDGASEAIKTLFGIDKMQSRRIPDKEVAEIFADAGLQIHFGGHMHLNDTGVHTSAKDNTLFNIQTPSLAAYPSAYKILTLNSAHEYQVETVPLHDVSEFNSLFSLYYNEHKHLKNNQDTRIWDKDILSSKNYKDFTDWHLHELIRFRFIPDDWPKQFVDNMVLKSGKELLSESTVNFGELSTQLDSIDVTIADFEEWTGFDMVLDFYKMYKADELAFSEIGAHRLKLYELLCEQWQNSEEENLRSWSSIFYSSFNGEPSNNFTIDLKTGTIERLDAEKSVVSD, encoded by the coding sequence ATGAGCGGATTCAGAGGTAAAATTATGCTAGGAAGATTTTTCCTTGTCCTTTTAGTGCTCCCCTTGTCTTGTGAAAAAAAGAGGGAACAAAAAGAAGCAAGGAAAATTGCATTTTTGGCAGATATACACCTTCAGGATATATATGCGGAATTTTCAGATACCGATTACAAAGGTGTTTTAAATTCGGAAACCGGTAGACATAATACAATTAGAACCATGGGAGCGCAATTACGCTCTACCCGCTTGTTCAATGAAAACTATTTTGCCTTTACCACAGCATTAGAAGATATAGCGAAAAGAAATATTAAGCTAGTAGTTCTTCCTGGTGATTTTACCGATGATGGACAACCTATGAATGTTAGGGCACTTCAGAAAATACTAAAAGACTATTCAAAAACCCATGGGATTCAATTTTTAATGACTACGGGAAACCATGATCCTGTAAGACCATTTACCCAAGATGCCGGCAAAACGGATTTTCTTGGAGAAGATGGTCGGGAACAAGCTATCTATAGTGATTCGAGTATGGTTCAACGCTCTAAAACAGGGGTATTGACCCCTGTTATTACCCAGGACATCAAAGAATGGGGATATCAAGAGATTATCGATGAACTGGCTGATTTTGGGTTTTATCCAAAAAAAGAGTTTTTGTATTGGGAAACTCCCTACAGCACTTACTCATATGATGATTATACGCACAATAAGGCGAGCGATGAAGCGCCATTGACAAAAAGAGTGTATCGTATATCAAATACGAATAGTCCCATTCCAGATGTGAGCTATTTGGTGGAACCTGTTCCAGGAATATGGCTTTTGGCAATCGATGGCAATGTATATGTGCCAAAAGAAAATATGGCAAACGACACGAATGCGTCCACTCATTTTCATGGAGCAAGCATTGGCTATAATGATGTTATTGTACATAAAAAACATTTGGTCGAATGGGTGAGGAAAGTATCCAATGAAGCCAAGCTGAGGGATAAAAATCTGATTGCTTTTAGTCATTACCCAATGGTAGAATTCAACGATGGAGCATCAGAAGCAATTAAAACTCTTTTTGGAATCGATAAAATGCAGTCTCGAAGGATTCCGGACAAGGAAGTAGCAGAAATTTTTGCCGATGCCGGACTACAAATCCATTTTGGGGGTCATATGCATCTAAATGATACAGGAGTGCATACCTCAGCAAAAGATAACACTCTCTTTAATATACAGACCCCATCACTGGCCGCTTATCCATCGGCTTACAAGATATTGACTTTAAACTCCGCGCATGAATATCAAGTTGAAACTGTTCCATTACATGATGTTTCCGAATTTAACTCGTTGTTTTCATTGTATTACAACGAACACAAACATTTGAAAAACAATCAGGATACGCGAATTTGGGACAAGGATATCTTAAGTTCAAAAAACTATAAAGACTTCACCGATTGGCATTTACATGAATTGATTCGTTTTCGATTTATTCCAGATGATTGGCCCAAACAATTTGTGGATAACATGGTATTAAAATCGGGAAAAGAATTACTCTCTGAGAGTACCGTAAATTTCGGTGAACTTTCAACCCAACTGGATTCAATCGATGTTACCATTGCGGATTTTGAAGAATGGACTGGTTTTGATATGGTTCTTGATTTTTATAAAATGTATAAGGCGGATGAGCTTGCTTTTTCAGAAATAGGCGCTCATCGACTGAAACTATATGAACTGTTGTGCGAACAGTGGCAAAATTCAGAAGAGGAAAACCTACGGTCCTGGTCAAGTATTTTTTATAGCTCTTTTAACGGTGAACCCTCCAATAATTTTACCATTGATTTGAAAACTGGAACCATAGAACGGTTGGATGCCGAAAAATCAGTAGTAAGTGATTGA